From the uncultured Methanomethylovorans sp. genome, the window AGTTGGATCAATGTCAGACAAACTCACAAGTCGTCCTTCAGAAGTAGCTACAGCAGATTCCGCCAGTACTATTACATCAGTGTTCTGTAGGTAAATCCTCTGCTTTTTCATGGAATCGACCAATATCTGTACTATGTCTTCTCCTTTTCTTATGATCGGTGTTCTTATACCTATCAACTGCATTGGTGCTTTATTGCCTGAAGGCTCATACTTCTCATTATTCATTATGTGTTCTTCCTTCTGTCGATCCCGACATCTTTAATATTTCTCGAGTATATGTGTGCTGTCCAACAGGCATCAAATGTATGCCTCTGCACATCTTTTTCAGTTCACGGATTATCTTTGTGGCAATTTCCATTCCTTCGCTTGCGGGCTCTTCTGCATTCTCCATTCTTGTGATGAATTCCTCCGGGACTCTTATTCCCGGAATGTTTCGATTCATGTACTTTGCCATCTTTGCAGATTTGAGAGGTATAATGCCTGCTATTATAGGCACATCAATGTCACTTACTTTTTCCAGAAAACATGCAAATTCTTCGATGTCATACACTGCCTGAGTTTGAATAAAATCTATTCCAATACTTGTCTTTTTCCGAAGTTTGATGTGCTGCATAGGCTGTAAAGGATCTGTATTAGAAACCGCACCCACTACAAAGTCTGGGAACTGTTCCAGTCTATTGCCTGATAGGTCGTATCCTTCGTTCAGTTTCTTAACAGTGTTCAGTAGTTGTACTGAATCAAGGTCGTATACGGGTTTTGTAGCTGGATGATCTCCTTTGGTGGTGTGGTCTCCCGTCATAACACATATATTATGTATTCCAAGAGCCCACGCCCCTAAAAGATCTGATTGAAGAGCCAATCTATTGCGGTCTCTGCAAGTAAATTGCACGAT encodes:
- a CDS encoding methylenetetrahydrofolate reductase, translating into MPVTFRDKLQSNKFMITTEVTPPKGVDTSSFLKDAEQLQRYVDAFNVTDNQRAVMRMSSIAVGKMLKEAGHETIVQFTCRDRNRLALQSDLLGAWALGIHNICVMTGDHTTKGDHPATKPVYDLDSVQLLNTVKKLNEGYDLSGNRLEQFPDFVVGAVSNTDPLQPMQHIKLRKKTSIGIDFIQTQAVYDIEEFACFLEKVSDIDVPIIAGIIPLKSAKMAKYMNRNIPGIRVPEEFITRMENAEEPASEGMEIATKIIRELKKMCRGIHLMPVGQHTYTREILKMSGSTEGRTHNE